One window of Alkaliphilus metalliredigens QYMF genomic DNA carries:
- a CDS encoding PilN domain-containing protein gives MRDLNFFEPYIVEPEKTSSKRLILIALTTILIFVLIFYPILNFFEIKSIKNEITFINESLNSLENQKKLDTIQNKKQSLEAFKSEFDILLQLDHQIKNRDVINDELMLQISKQIPNDIFFESMSINGEQVHIQGNAYLKLDIAQMEHNLRYNGDFYEIFIPSITENDGFYSFSITFKVREVHDHDTE, from the coding sequence ATGAGAGATCTGAATTTTTTTGAACCTTATATCGTAGAGCCAGAAAAAACAAGTTCAAAGCGATTAATTTTGATAGCATTAACAACGATTCTTATCTTTGTACTGATTTTTTACCCAATCCTTAATTTTTTTGAAATAAAGTCAATTAAGAATGAGATCACTTTTATAAATGAATCCCTAAATTCATTGGAGAATCAGAAGAAATTAGATACAATTCAAAACAAAAAACAAAGTCTGGAAGCTTTCAAATCTGAATTTGATATATTACTCCAGTTAGATCATCAAATAAAAAACCGAGATGTTATTAATGATGAATTGATGTTGCAAATTTCAAAACAAATTCCTAATGACATTTTTTTTGAATCTATGAGCATTAATGGAGAACAGGTTCACATTCAAGGGAATGCATACCTTAAATTAGACATTGCTCAAATGGAGCATAATTTGCGTTATAATGGGGATTTTTATGAAATATTTATTCCTTCCATTACGGAAAATGATGGATTTTATAGCTTTTCCATTACTTTTAAAGTAAGGGAGGTGCATGATCATGATACTGAATAA
- the pilM gene encoding pilus assembly protein PilM, producing MKFNRLSFLSKNTDYLSMDIGNYSIKLVTGKFADSKVSIDKAVTILTPQDCFEDGKIINMLELKEVLKRALEENKIDIKSTISSIESTQILTREIVLPSVSPEDMKEMINYEIGEYLPIELDKYVVQFKVIEEFIEEDVTKQKILVAAVPAEIALNHFELIDFLGLNPVALDIHSNVISKLFHKDTLINNKVAIYDKTVAVLDIGHSHINVIIIDRGEYKFNRIISTGATEIDTIIASYLNINLAEAREMKHEITGLGIAFQEEVAVAEDAISLYKSADLSDDRLGDFSYEDSGMNSMTVDAIRSTMNTWVDEINKVFKYYTSRFSENTIDNIYLYGGSAQLDQIASHMDSLLNIPTDTIYELNGIEILDHSVAGQLPIYLNAIGAIIRR from the coding sequence TTGAAATTTAATCGATTGAGCTTTTTATCAAAAAACACTGATTATTTATCCATGGATATTGGTAACTACAGTATTAAGCTAGTCACTGGAAAATTTGCTGATAGTAAAGTAAGTATTGATAAAGCTGTCACCATACTTACGCCTCAAGATTGCTTTGAGGATGGGAAAATTATTAATATGCTGGAATTAAAAGAAGTATTAAAAAGAGCATTGGAAGAAAATAAAATAGATATCAAATCTACTATCTCTAGTATAGAGAGCACTCAGATACTTACTAGAGAAATCGTTTTGCCATCGGTGAGTCCAGAGGACATGAAAGAAATGATTAACTATGAAATTGGTGAGTATCTACCTATTGAATTAGATAAATATGTCGTGCAATTTAAAGTAATTGAAGAATTTATTGAAGAAGATGTAACAAAACAGAAAATTCTTGTGGCAGCAGTGCCCGCAGAAATTGCTTTAAATCACTTTGAACTTATTGACTTTTTAGGTTTAAATCCTGTTGCATTAGATATTCACTCTAATGTGATTAGCAAACTATTTCACAAAGATACGCTAATTAATAATAAGGTTGCTATCTACGACAAAACCGTTGCTGTATTGGATATTGGGCACAGTCATATTAATGTGATTATTATTGATAGAGGAGAATACAAATTTAATCGGATTATATCTACCGGAGCAACTGAAATAGACACAATCATTGCGTCTTACTTAAATATAAACTTAGCTGAAGCTCGGGAGATGAAGCATGAAATTACAGGTTTAGGTATAGCGTTTCAAGAAGAAGTAGCAGTAGCTGAGGATGCAATTTCTTTATATAAGTCAGCAGATCTTTCTGATGATAGGCTAGGTGACTTTTCATATGAGGATTCAGGTATGAATAGCATGACTGTAGATGCGATCAGATCTACTATGAATACATGGGTTGATGAAATTAACAAAGTTTTCAAGTATTATACCAGTAGATTTTCCGAGAATACCATCGATAATATCTATTTATACGGAGGAAGTGCACAGCTTGATCAAATCGCATCTCATATGGATTCTTTACTAAATATACCTACGGATACAATCTATGAATTAAATGGAATAGAAATTTTAGATCATTCTGTTGCAGGTCAATTACCAATATATCTTAATGCTATTGGAGCAATAATCAGAAGATAA
- a CDS encoding prepilin peptidase gives MYFYIIILILILGLLIGSFLNVCIFRIPKNESIAFPSSHCSNCNTLLKPIDLIPIFSYLILRGRCRYCAEKFSVRYPLVEVLTGIMFMALFSKYGLSIHLLFYLLLTSLLICITFIDYDHQIIPDGIVLLGFAFGLAYKLTALILLNQSVEILSSITGLLVGGGLFLLIAIISNGGMGGGDIKLMGMLGFWFGWRGILLISFLSFIIGSIISIFLLGTKLKTRKDPIPFGPFIAISTFINMFFYEEIVLWYFNLLIQ, from the coding sequence TTGTACTTTTATATTATTATCCTTATCCTTATACTAGGTCTACTTATAGGCTCATTTCTAAACGTATGTATCTTTAGAATACCTAAAAATGAATCTATTGCTTTCCCATCTTCACATTGTTCAAATTGCAACACATTATTAAAACCTATAGATTTGATTCCTATTTTCAGTTATTTGATATTAAGAGGAAGATGTAGGTATTGTGCTGAGAAATTTTCTGTCCGGTATCCGCTAGTAGAGGTGTTGACAGGTATTATGTTTATGGCTTTATTTTCTAAATATGGTTTGAGTATTCATTTGCTTTTTTATTTATTATTAACAAGTTTATTGATTTGTATTACCTTTATTGATTATGATCATCAAATTATTCCTGATGGAATTGTATTATTAGGTTTTGCTTTTGGACTAGCCTATAAGTTAACAGCACTCATACTTTTAAACCAATCAGTTGAGATTTTAAGTAGCATTACAGGATTATTAGTAGGTGGTGGATTATTCTTACTCATTGCAATTATTTCAAATGGTGGTATGGGTGGAGGCGATATTAAATTAATGGGGATGCTGGGTTTCTGGTTTGGTTGGAGGGGCATACTTCTTATCTCTTTTTTGTCTTTTATCATAGGAAGTATAATTTCTATTTTCTTGTTAGGAACAAAACTAAAGACACGAAAAGATCCAATTCCCTTTGGACCATTTATCGCTATATCAACATTTATAAACATGTTTTTTTATGAGGAAATTGTACTGTGGTATTTTAATTTACTGATACAATAA
- a CDS encoding prepilin-type N-terminal cleavage/methylation domain-containing protein has translation MSLHSYKGLNRIRKKSGFTLIELILVIALLLIVLMAVYNILFLGLFAYEKISEDSLVAMEIQLVIAQIERDVRQARKPNDDQDPVVRINSQELIIYTDITQDGKPEQIRYLVDGGVFKRSYRSSSNAEYPYTYSGSYGNERRLIINISNNDIFSEPEEVTIPEHTYSPPDYRRKLSLKIVIDSLDIRGGSLEIEKFLMSRSRVEAD, from the coding sequence ATGTCGTTACACTCTTACAAAGGATTGAATAGGATACGCAAAAAATCAGGATTTACATTAATAGAACTCATTTTAGTGATTGCTCTTTTGTTGATTGTGTTAATGGCTGTTTATAATATATTGTTTCTCGGTTTGTTTGCTTATGAGAAGATTAGTGAAGATAGTCTCGTTGCCATGGAAATCCAACTAGTTATCGCTCAAATTGAACGTGATGTTAGACAGGCTAGAAAGCCCAATGACGATCAAGATCCAGTTGTTCGCATAAACTCTCAAGAGTTAATTATTTATACAGATATTACTCAAGATGGCAAGCCTGAGCAAATTAGATACTTGGTGGATGGGGGAGTGTTTAAAAGAAGTTATCGTAGTAGTTCAAATGCTGAGTATCCCTACACATATAGCGGTAGCTACGGAAATGAAAGAAGACTAATAATAAATATCTCAAATAATGACATTTTTTCAGAACCAGAGGAAGTGACAATACCTGAACATACCTATAGCCCCCCAGATTATAGACGGAAGTTAAGTTTAAAGATTGTCATAGATAGTCTGGATATCCGTGGGGGAAGCCTTGAAATCGAAAAATTTTTAATGTCAAGGAGTCGGGTAGAGGCAGACTGA
- a CDS encoding type IV pilus modification PilV family protein, with the protein MDRNVSEHDNKGFTLVEVIFSLALLGIIAILVLPVFNFAIQSSVFHRQSMSAAQIASNQLEWLRTLDYEDELGLVGGYTPDGIVDENLFQNRPDSDPYIIDGMEYRVRTRIAWDDDTSITGRQVDDARKKADIVVYAYNPFTKTEREFSLLGTMFTFEGQGGPTLPGIRVVTYKRVLDDENRAQRVLIEKSGAAFASTFTDYDGRAIFPNLPQGTTNTYTIIPKLWDYGEIMVRPNDVENVSGPTDQRWVQHLTVTEVPNQISFVVDSPARLDFYNDDGFPDSTNITIESDTGDIEGIHPITVSLNNVEKLNFWPVWTYEYTINKGNENFYIAEEVEDEWSEWEGKFTPPNNSPSIKGVLLHFGFDFIDEQVDKSIKEGGFKFGTREITIEDPDDPDQEIDFSIGYVVIEISFTAVLDGSDLDREKTLPIQFSSNNFVDAENRWTYELDSHADQIYYFASKESLLNQNNSEMKNIISDHLYSNIDKIGYSIERDGYDPQKMILTIVDTRYQKENNKFSNLFKYASNNKGGQLYINIPNSDDFDDALKSTSAVPLWGYSRMEDSMTNGILLIDEN; encoded by the coding sequence ATGGATAGAAATGTGTCTGAACATGATAATAAGGGGTTTACACTGGTGGAGGTGATTTTCTCATTAGCATTGTTAGGGATCATTGCCATTTTAGTTTTGCCAGTTTTCAACTTTGCAATACAGAGCAGTGTTTTTCATCGTCAATCAATGTCTGCTGCTCAAATCGCCAGCAATCAATTGGAATGGTTAAGGACTTTAGATTATGAGGATGAACTTGGTTTAGTCGGGGGATATACACCTGATGGAATTGTAGATGAGAACTTATTTCAAAATAGACCTGATTCGGATCCGTACATAATTGATGGGATGGAGTATCGTGTTCGAACAAGAATAGCATGGGATGATGATACTAGTATAACTGGACGACAGGTAGATGATGCCCGTAAAAAGGCTGATATTGTTGTATATGCCTATAATCCCTTCACTAAAACTGAAAGGGAGTTTTCGCTTCTTGGTACCATGTTTACATTTGAAGGACAGGGAGGTCCTACTTTGCCAGGTATTCGTGTGGTTACATATAAACGAGTTCTTGATGATGAGAACCGAGCTCAGAGAGTACTTATTGAAAAGTCGGGTGCAGCTTTTGCATCCACTTTTACAGACTATGATGGAAGGGCAATTTTTCCAAATTTACCCCAAGGTACAACAAACACATATACTATTATTCCAAAATTATGGGATTATGGTGAAATTATGGTAAGACCAAATGATGTTGAAAATGTATCGGGACCAACTGATCAGCGTTGGGTTCAACACCTTACAGTTACAGAAGTGCCTAATCAAATTAGTTTTGTTGTCGATTCTCCTGCTCGCCTTGATTTTTATAACGATGACGGTTTTCCTGATTCAACTAATATTACCATTGAGTCAGACACAGGAGATATAGAAGGAATCCACCCGATTACAGTTTCGTTGAACAATGTAGAAAAGCTAAACTTTTGGCCTGTTTGGACCTATGAATACACCATCAATAAAGGCAACGAAAACTTTTATATTGCAGAAGAGGTCGAGGATGAATGGTCTGAATGGGAGGGTAAATTTACTCCTCCAAATAATTCACCTTCAATCAAGGGAGTTTTGCTTCACTTTGGGTTTGACTTTATTGACGAGCAAGTGGATAAGTCAATAAAGGAAGGCGGGTTTAAGTTTGGTACCCGTGAAATTACTATCGAAGATCCTGATGATCCTGACCAAGAAATTGATTTTTCAATAGGCTATGTAGTTATTGAAATCTCTTTTACTGCTGTTTTAGATGGAAGTGATCTCGATAGAGAGAAAACCCTCCCAATTCAATTTAGCAGCAATAATTTTGTGGATGCTGAGAATCGCTGGACGTATGAACTTGATTCTCATGCTGATCAGATTTATTATTTTGCAAGCAAAGAGTCGCTACTCAATCAAAATAATTCTGAAATGAAAAACATTATTTCAGATCATCTCTATTCCAACATTGACAAGATTGGATATAGCATAGAACGTGATGGTTATGATCCCCAAAAAATGATTCTCACAATTGTAGATACACGTTATCAGAAAGAAAACAATAAATTCTCTAACCTGTTCAAATATGCAAGTAACAATAAAGGTGGACAGCTATATATTAACATTCCCAATTCTGATGATTTTGATGATGCGCTGAAAAGTACATCAGCTGTACCGCTTTGGGGGTATTCACGTATGGAGGATAGCATGACAAATGGAATTTTGTTAATTGACGAAAATTGA
- a CDS encoding competence type IV pilus major pilin ComGC — translation MIQIFSKKIRNKKGFTLIELIVVIAILGILAGIAVPRFASTQDNAKNKAHNANVRTIESAVSVYMANTNTALDAMDDIDVLTPDYLQAVPANPTGGDAYTIVNGVVSPGLIE, via the coding sequence ATGATACAAATTTTTAGTAAGAAGATTAGAAATAAGAAGGGTTTTACATTGATTGAATTGATTGTTGTTATTGCTATTTTGGGGATTTTGGCTGGGATTGCTGTGCCTAGGTTTGCATCAACTCAAGATAATGCAAAGAATAAAGCTCATAATGCAAACGTCAGAACAATAGAAAGTGCGGTATCGGTTTATATGGCTAACACAAATACTGCATTAGATGCTATGGACGATATTGATGTACTTACGCCAGACTATTTACAAGCAGTACCTGCTAATCCTACTGGTGGCGATGCTTACACAATTGTTAATGGTGTCGTATCTCCTGGATTAATAGAATAG
- a CDS encoding type II secretion system F family protein → MASTFKYKSVTSEGGSVEGTFTAESKNEVIRMIRQKQQIPVKVEETKDKSKEVKDLNLFKQKVKTKDLTVFCKQFYTMLNAGMSLTSSLEVLMDQTENKTLKAVIEDLFTQVQKGDILSDAMKKHKKVFPPILLNMVEAGEMTGTLDDVLEKMSVHFEKENKINSKIKGAMIYPLILSIVAILVVIFLLVFIMPTFLTMFTSSGVQLPLPTRILLALSNVLTRFWYLFVIGISGIVVLLNRMLSTDDGKRAYDRLKFRIPIVKGSITKIVTARFTRTLSTLLTSGIPIISALEASANVTNNKVVSDGIEMVVDDIRKGVSLAVLFKKMNVFPPMMVSMVSIGEESGSLDDMLSKTADFYDEELEAAIQQMVSMLEPLMIVVMAVIIGFIVIAMMMPMFDMMQTIG, encoded by the coding sequence TTGGCGAGTACCTTTAAATATAAGTCAGTTACTAGTGAAGGGGGGAGTGTAGAGGGAACATTTACTGCAGAATCAAAAAATGAAGTGATCCGAATGATTCGCCAAAAACAGCAGATTCCTGTCAAGGTAGAAGAAACTAAGGACAAATCAAAAGAGGTAAAAGACCTTAACCTTTTTAAACAAAAAGTAAAAACCAAGGATCTCACAGTTTTTTGCAAGCAATTCTATACCATGTTGAATGCAGGGATGTCATTAACCAGTAGCCTAGAGGTGTTGATGGATCAGACTGAAAACAAAACATTGAAGGCTGTAATTGAAGATCTTTTTACCCAAGTTCAAAAAGGCGATATACTGTCAGATGCTATGAAAAAACACAAGAAAGTGTTTCCACCAATTTTACTTAACATGGTAGAAGCTGGCGAAATGACAGGAACATTAGACGATGTTTTAGAAAAAATGAGTGTGCATTTTGAAAAGGAGAATAAAATCAACTCAAAAATAAAGGGTGCCATGATCTATCCACTTATTCTAAGCATCGTAGCCATCCTTGTCGTTATTTTTCTCCTGGTATTTATTATGCCAACGTTTTTGACTATGTTTACATCTTCAGGGGTTCAGCTACCTTTACCTACAAGAATACTACTTGCCCTTAGTAATGTACTTACAAGGTTTTGGTATCTATTTGTTATTGGTATTTCTGGTATTGTCGTTCTATTGAATAGAATGCTCAGTACAGATGATGGTAAAAGAGCCTATGATCGATTGAAGTTTAGAATTCCTATAGTGAAGGGCTCTATTACCAAAATAGTTACTGCAAGATTTACTAGAACACTCTCCACTTTACTAACCAGTGGAATTCCCATCATTTCTGCACTAGAAGCCTCAGCCAATGTAACCAACAACAAAGTCGTGTCTGATGGCATTGAAATGGTGGTAGATGATATTCGAAAGGGGGTAAGCTTAGCCGTATTGTTCAAGAAAATGAATGTATTTCCACCAATGATGGTCTCCATGGTGAGTATTGGAGAAGAATCAGGTTCTCTGGATGATATGCTTTCAAAAACAGCAGATTTTTATGATGAGGAACTAGAAGCAGCTATTCAACAAATGGTTTCCATGCTTGAACCGTTGATGATTGTGGTGATGGCTGTGATTATTGGATTTATTGTCATTGCAATGATGATGCCGATGTTTGACATGATGCAGACCATTGGCTAA
- a CDS encoding type IV pilus twitching motility protein PilT, which yields MDILELLTKTVEAKASDLHITVASPPIVRINGKLVKMGEVKLMPEDTKRIVEKMMSPEQIILFHEKGELDFSYSNPGLGRFRVNAYKQRGSYSMALRVVSLIIPTMEELDLPPIITELSKKKRGLILVTGPTGSGKSTTLAAMINYMNENRSEHILTLEDPIEYLHKHNKSIVNQREIGNDSYSFSNALRAALRQDPDVVLVGEMRDLETIAIAITAAETGHLVLSTLHTIGAAKTIDRIIDVFPPHQQQQIKVQLSSVMEGVISQQLLPKADESGRVAAFEVMVSNPAIRNLIREGKTHQMQTVIQTKSKLGMKTMDASLMELYHKGIITREALQKHAVDLDMVNRQLGI from the coding sequence TTGGATATATTAGAGCTATTAACTAAAACAGTAGAAGCAAAAGCTTCAGATCTACATATTACAGTAGCTTCGCCACCTATTGTTAGAATCAATGGCAAATTAGTTAAAATGGGAGAAGTTAAACTGATGCCAGAAGATACTAAAAGAATCGTAGAGAAGATGATGAGCCCAGAGCAGATAATCCTCTTTCATGAAAAAGGTGAACTTGATTTTTCATATTCAAATCCAGGTTTAGGTAGGTTTAGAGTCAATGCATATAAACAAAGAGGAAGCTATTCTATGGCACTTCGTGTTGTGTCTTTGATAATACCAACAATGGAGGAACTGGATCTACCTCCGATAATAACGGAACTGTCGAAGAAAAAACGAGGACTGATATTAGTGACAGGTCCAACAGGTAGTGGAAAGTCCACGACCTTGGCAGCGATGATTAACTATATGAATGAAAATAGAAGTGAACATATTTTAACCCTTGAAGACCCCATTGAGTATTTACATAAGCATAACAAGAGTATTGTCAATCAAAGAGAAATAGGAAATGACTCTTACAGCTTTTCTAATGCATTAAGAGCAGCACTAAGGCAAGATCCAGACGTTGTTTTAGTGGGAGAGATGAGGGATTTAGAGACCATTGCCATTGCCATTACCGCTGCGGAAACTGGACATTTAGTATTATCCACTTTACATACAATCGGTGCTGCTAAAACAATAGACAGAATCATCGACGTATTTCCTCCCCATCAACAGCAGCAGATTAAAGTGCAACTGTCATCTGTAATGGAAGGGGTGATTTCCCAACAGCTCCTACCAAAAGCAGATGAATCTGGAAGAGTTGCAGCTTTTGAAGTCATGGTTAGCAATCCTGCCATAAGAAACTTAATTCGAGAAGGAAAAACCCACCAGATGCAAACTGTGATTCAGACAAAATCAAAGCTAGGAATGAAGACAATGGATGCTTCATTAATGGAACTGTATCATAAAGGAATAATTACTAGAGAAGCCCTACAAAAGCATGCAGTAGACTTAGATATGGTCAACCGTCAATTAGGTATTTAA
- a CDS encoding GspE/PulE family protein, producing MMQKNMRLGDILIEGGLITKDQLNEILKLQKIKGKKLGELIVDEGILKESQILEVLEFQLGIPHIDLNKYHINPKAVKMINENIARKHNLIPISMTRGKLMVAMADPLNLIAIDDVKIITGIDIEVVIATKKEILNAVNKYYDGKEYADKAVEEFKTQHELEDIDESDSQLMEDVNNAPMVRLVNQVISQAVKLGASDVHIEPFEERVRIRVRIDGELKEIMSPAKSTHSAIITRIKIIGKLDISEKRIPQDGRVETIIENRTIDMRISVLPTVYGEKVVIRILDRNNIIVTKEQLGFTERNLELFDRIIKSPEGIILVTGPTGSGKTTTLYTVLKDLNQINKNIITVEDPVEYRLDGINQVQVNIKAGLTFVTGLRSILRQDPDIVLVGEIRDAETAQIATRAAITGHLVLSTLHTNDTASSISRLIDMGIEPYMVSSAVVGIIAQRLIKKICPHCKIQYEATDKDKKLLGINEPLNLFKGKGCNSCGNTGYSGRTAIHEVMAVNREIRNLINHRADIDVIKDNAIKNGMQTLHESCKLLVINGTTTIDELLKITYGIDI from the coding sequence ATGATGCAAAAAAATATGCGTTTAGGGGACATCCTGATTGAAGGAGGTTTGATAACAAAAGATCAACTTAATGAGATACTGAAGCTTCAAAAAATAAAGGGAAAAAAATTAGGAGAGCTTATCGTTGATGAAGGGATTTTAAAAGAAAGTCAGATTCTAGAGGTTTTAGAATTTCAATTGGGCATACCACATATTGATTTAAATAAATATCATATTAATCCTAAGGCAGTTAAGATGATTAATGAAAATATTGCTAGAAAACATAATTTGATTCCAATCAGTATGACTAGAGGTAAGCTTATGGTTGCCATGGCAGACCCTTTAAACTTGATTGCTATAGATGACGTGAAGATCATTACGGGAATTGACATTGAAGTAGTCATTGCTACGAAAAAGGAGATATTAAATGCTGTCAATAAATATTATGATGGTAAGGAGTATGCGGATAAAGCCGTTGAAGAGTTTAAAACGCAACATGAGTTAGAAGATATAGATGAGTCTGATAGTCAGTTAATGGAGGATGTTAATAATGCACCCATGGTAAGACTCGTTAATCAAGTTATTAGCCAAGCGGTGAAACTAGGAGCCAGTGATGTTCATATTGAGCCATTTGAGGAAAGAGTAAGAATTCGTGTTCGGATTGATGGAGAACTAAAGGAGATTATGTCTCCTGCAAAATCTACACACTCGGCAATTATCACAAGAATAAAAATCATAGGTAAATTAGACATATCAGAAAAAAGAATTCCTCAGGATGGCAGAGTAGAGACTATTATTGAAAATAGAACGATAGACATGAGAATATCAGTGCTACCAACTGTATATGGAGAAAAGGTAGTGATCAGAATATTAGATAGAAACAATATTATCGTAACAAAAGAACAGCTAGGTTTTACTGAAAGAAACCTGGAATTATTTGATAGAATTATTAAAAGCCCAGAGGGGATTATTCTAGTGACAGGGCCAACTGGAAGTGGCAAAACCACAACCCTCTATACGGTATTAAAGGATCTGAACCAAATAAATAAAAATATCATTACTGTAGAAGATCCTGTGGAGTACAGACTTGATGGCATTAATCAAGTTCAGGTAAATATAAAGGCAGGTTTAACATTTGTAACAGGCCTTCGCTCAATACTGAGACAGGACCCTGACATTGTATTGGTAGGTGAAATAAGAGATGCTGAAACTGCACAAATTGCTACTAGAGCTGCGATTACAGGGCATTTGGTTTTAAGTACTTTACATACCAATGATACGGCAAGCTCCATTTCTAGATTAATTGATATGGGAATTGAACCCTACATGGTTTCATCTGCTGTTGTAGGAATAATTGCTCAACGATTGATAAAGAAAATTTGCCCACATTGTAAAATACAGTATGAAGCTACTGACAAGGATAAAAAGTTACTAGGTATAAATGAACCTCTAAATTTATTTAAAGGGAAGGGGTGCAACTCCTGTGGAAATACAGGCTACTCAGGAAGAACTGCCATCCATGAGGTTATGGCAGTGAATAGAGAAATTCGCAATTTAATCAATCATAGGGCTGACATTGATGTCATTAAGGATAACGCCATAAAAAATGGTATGCAAACACTTCATGAGTCCTGTAAATTGCTTGTCATCAATGGGACAACTACCATTGATGAGTTATTAAAAATAACCTATGGCATCGACATATAG